A window of the Lactuca sativa cultivar Salinas chromosome 7, Lsat_Salinas_v11, whole genome shotgun sequence genome harbors these coding sequences:
- the LOC111884724 gene encoding WPP domain-interacting protein 2, translated as MDFGRERSVEDNELIETEGLEKNGEIDTEPKDNGNYDAEIVDVIKAEGTVANTTEILPGGSIGSSPSPATKGRGLRKWRRIPREAGKETNSSLDSNRKRGMIGLSNAMKQRSEGSSSSTNAMSHALDNPLDHNLLYGDLGRGSDFASRADSDNSEDQNSRSSTAASAPKPNHRFPVAGMKSSNGKNSGGISVQPGDQPEKNQNQTKKPRGFKLKKENSISSLESDSRSSNFVFTQGSNSVTSNGRKNVKLGNYEEDYSDDAENGDTQTQTAFNKNEADSEDVSHEDLAAENSWEVKEEKINGDHDTLVDSIIPLHLAQEALEREVQKLRDVGKEETFSSDDSFQSSNIKIEEARVMIELKNAKIFELESILNLGDIKKDYEELLMQGIAAELEYLVILKTIQNLKEGHMDQINNLMVQQKKLEVDEKVQVEEAWKLKNRVWRYGLCFMIQLFLLLVGVYVFVLQFSSQNKVIPT; from the exons ATGGATTTCGGGCGCGAGCGTTCAGTGGAGGATAATGAATTGATAGAGACCGAAGGGTTGGAAAAAAACGGTGAAATTGATACCGAACCGAAAGATAATGGGAATTATGATGCTGAAATCGTGGATGTCATTAAAGCCGAAGGTACTGTAGCGAACACAACAGAGATATTGCCGGGAGGCTCGATAGGATCGTCGCCGTCGCCGGCCACGAAAGGGCGAGGATTACGGAAATGGCGGAGGATTCCTAGAGAAGCTGGCAAGGAAACGAATAGTAGTTTAGATAGCAATCGGAAGAGAGGTATGATTGGTTTATCTAACGCCATGAAACAAAGGAGTGAAGGATCTAGTTCATCAACAAACGCTATGTCACATGCTCTCGATAATCCTCTAGATCATAATCTGCTTTACGGAGATTTAGGACGTGGATCTGATTTTGCTTCTAGGGCAGATTCCGACAACAGCGAGGATCAAAACAGCAGATCTTCCACAGCCGCTAGTGCTCCAAAACCTAACCACAGGTTTCCTGTAGCAGGTATGAAGAGCTCGAATGGGAAGAATTCAGGTGGTATATCAGTACAACCTGGTGATCAACCGgagaaaaatcaaaatcaaaccaaGAAGCCAAGAGGATTCAAACTCAAGAAGGAAAACTCCATTTCCAGTTTGGAGTCTGATTCCAGAAGCTCAAACTTTGTATTCACACagggttctaactctgtaacaaGCAATGGTAGAAAGAATGTCAAGTTGGGTAACTATGAGGAAGATTACAGTGATGATGCTGAAAATGGTGACACACAAACTCAAACTGCATTCAACAAAAACGAAGCTGATTCTGAAGATGTTTCACATGAAGATTTAGCAGCTGAGAACTCTTGGGAAGTCAAGGAAGAAAAAATTAATGGTGATCATGACACTCTGGTAGATTCTATCATTCCACTCCATTTGGCTCAAGAAGCACTTGAAAGAG AAGTCCAGAAATTGAGGGATGTTGGTAAAGAAGAAACATTCTCCTCTGACGACTCCTTCCAATCCAGTAACATTAAGATTGAGGAGGCTCGGGTTATGATCGAGCTCAAGAACGCAAAGATCTTTGAGCTTGAATCGATCTTGAATCTTGGAGACATAAAGAAAGATTATGAAGAACTATTGATGCAAGGAATCGCAGCTGAGCTGGAATATCTAGTCATCTTAAAAACAATCCAAAACTTGAAGGAGGGTCACATGGATCAAATCAATAATCTTATGGTACAACAAAAGAAGCTAGAAGTAGATGAAAAGGTACAAGTTGAAGAAGCATGGAAATTGAAAAATAGGGTATGGAGATATGGTTTGTGTTTTATGATTCAGTTGTTTTTGCTT